The genomic stretch GGCTTTGCTGACCCGGCGGTCTTCGGCGGCGGGAACATCGCCGAGGCCATCGCGCAGACCGTGCCGTTGCTGCATGCCGCGCGCGAAAGGCGCTGGCCGGTGGCGCATAGCCGCATTGTCTATGCCGACGACGATTCGGACGCGAACGTCTTCTCGCTGAAAGTGCCCGGCATGCTGACGCTGAAGGAACACGCACCCGCGAGCGCCATCGTGCCGCAGCTCACGCCCAAGGAAGGCGAACTCGTCGTGCGCAAGAATGTGCCGTCTGCGTTTTTCGGCACGTCGCTCGCGCCGTGGCTGGCAATGCGTGGGGTGTGCACGCTCGTCGTCGCCGGTGCGGTCACGAGCGGATGCGTGCGCGCGAGCGTCGTGGACGCGATGCAACACGGCTTCAAGCCCGTGGTGTTGTCCGATTGCGTCGGAGATCG from Caballeronia sp. LZ062 encodes the following:
- a CDS encoding N-carbamoylsarcosine amidohydrolase is translated as MTNETKEATYARQGFGHAFEIERPIGLLIVDFVNGFADPAVFGGGNIAEAIAQTVPLLHAARERRWPVAHSRIVYADDDSDANVFSLKVPGMLTLKEHAPASAIVPQLTPKEGELVVRKNVPSAFFGTSLAPWLAMRGVCTLVVAGAVTSGCVRASVVDAMQHGFKPVVLSDCVGDRALAPHDANLFDMAQKYAAVMTSDELLAQLR